From Candidatus Eremiobacterota bacterium, the proteins below share one genomic window:
- the proC gene encoding pyrroline-5-carboxylate reductase codes for MKKGTAKKASEESIAIIGGGNIGQAIARGLATSGKFAPGQIIITRRQAGLLRHLALDGFVTMSDNREATRRAKTVLISVLPQQLDGVLREIGPGLIPGRHLVISIVTGATTDEIASQIKKKIPLIRAMPNLAIVIGESMTCIASKTASPREIEAAMEIFNTVGKTLLLNEEDMVPATALCACGVAFFLRSIRSASQGGIEIGFHSDDALLMAAQTAKGSAALILEQGSHPEAEIDKVTSPRGCTISGLNEMEHMGFSSAMIKGITTASEKAAKLYQREGRER; via the coding sequence ATGAAAAAAGGCACGGCAAAAAAGGCATCTGAAGAATCCATCGCCATCATAGGAGGCGGCAACATCGGGCAGGCCATTGCAAGGGGGCTCGCCACGTCGGGAAAGTTCGCCCCCGGGCAGATCATCATCACGCGCCGGCAGGCAGGCCTCCTCAGGCACCTTGCCCTCGATGGCTTCGTGACCATGTCTGACAACAGGGAAGCCACGAGAAGGGCAAAAACGGTGCTGATCTCCGTGCTCCCCCAGCAGCTTGACGGCGTGCTCCGCGAGATAGGCCCCGGGCTCATCCCCGGGAGGCACCTTGTCATCTCCATCGTGACGGGCGCCACCACTGATGAGATCGCGTCTCAGATAAAAAAGAAAATACCCCTCATAAGGGCCATGCCGAACCTGGCGATAGTGATAGGGGAGTCCATGACCTGCATCGCCTCAAAGACGGCAAGCCCAAGGGAAATCGAGGCCGCGATGGAAATCTTCAACACCGTGGGGAAAACCCTGCTCCTCAACGAGGAGGACATGGTTCCCGCCACGGCCCTCTGCGCCTGCGGCGTGGCCTTCTTCCTGCGCTCCATCCGCTCGGCCTCCCAGGGCGGCATCGAGATAGGCTTCCACTCCGACGATGCCCTCCTGATGGCGGCCCAGACGGCAAAAGGGTCGGCGGCGCTGATACTGGAGCAGGGCTCCCATCCCGAAGCGGAGATTGACAAGGTCACGAGCCCCAGGGGGTGTACCATCTCCGGCCTCAACGAGATGGAGCATATGGGCTTTTCCTCTGCCATGATAAAAGGAATCACCACGGCATCGGAGAAGGCGGCAAAGCTCTATCAAAGGGAGGGCAGGGAGAGGTAA
- a CDS encoding HNH endonuclease signature motif containing protein: MDTFGLCQTHTLFLPDEEELLHLNDSFSSQDYEDMLLLPEPYELPAEAYHKAERMVKIAIDGLLPEVEKLTEGFTWGPLPSLIDRDDRASRMDFTLCKAIRGRLALDLVLGGLLVTLKTKGVDHLGYRSMASFAVEHLSMSARRASELMHNYELLSRLPLTREAYLQGKIVKSSLRHLSRIITPENEAEWLEKAQRMTVSGVEREVKKALAGEMEPAVGEERGGGDCAEGLMMHFRVSPSLALTWDFALTFYRDKEHYDGPLADFVEALLGNFLASGKSALQATAIDGKGALPLFYREPFLSRRERECRGSDEELLREMGAPDQASGSNDPWESPWDIFFPSWLDGDSAASGTGPEVVSARSLARVLIKGAMIRQRLDAATGMLFRGMSEAFLHERFGFSSVEDYAETRCGFSRAQTRQFIRLAESLRRRPLTEDAFKKGIITREQARLILPLVDSKNEAQWIAYAASVPTADLREEAGRIARIKEYDCFVPVNYTLLPGFRYFTDERFHRLPEEVQDIIRTGSWYAGPSLAPSWPLTEDDEASLEFRDRRFEKPWRHFSDVNELRAAESSMVVENFSSLCARHGLDTGTTPCTCGTDSLCEGHEALRQARHLCTLPPGESPEETFLRDILQGGSTSRSTSGSMIVKFYLPWELHELWNTANLAFLASQEHSEAAVTTDDAQEGVSADERFLAALLADYLSTEGHFQKAAHHHRILKRDRFRCQVPGCRCRRNLHVHHIIRRSQGGTDDPWNLIVVCEAHHLHILHNLMTLTIKGEAPHNLTFTFGAYSEGTPFLIYEKGVKSMPPHECHQSLCDELLCSIGFSGK; the protein is encoded by the coding sequence ATGGATACATTTGGACTCTGCCAAACTCACACACTTTTCCTTCCCGATGAAGAAGAGCTTCTTCACCTCAATGATTCTTTCTCTTCGCAGGATTACGAAGATATGCTCCTCCTCCCTGAGCCTTATGAGCTCCCCGCCGAGGCCTATCATAAGGCGGAGCGCATGGTGAAGATTGCGATTGACGGCCTTCTCCCTGAAGTGGAGAAGCTCACGGAGGGCTTCACCTGGGGACCCCTCCCCTCGCTCATCGACAGGGATGATCGGGCTTCCCGGATGGATTTCACTCTCTGCAAGGCAATCCGGGGCCGCCTCGCCCTTGACCTTGTTCTGGGCGGCCTTCTCGTCACTCTCAAAACGAAAGGAGTTGATCATCTTGGCTACCGCTCCATGGCGTCTTTTGCCGTGGAGCATCTCTCGATGTCGGCGCGCAGGGCGTCTGAGCTGATGCACAACTATGAACTGCTGAGCAGACTTCCCCTCACCCGGGAGGCATATCTGCAGGGAAAAATAGTCAAAAGCTCCCTGAGGCATCTCTCCAGGATCATCACGCCTGAAAACGAGGCGGAGTGGCTTGAAAAGGCGCAGCGCATGACAGTGAGCGGCGTTGAGAGAGAGGTAAAAAAGGCGCTTGCCGGGGAGATGGAGCCTGCCGTAGGGGAGGAGCGCGGCGGCGGCGACTGTGCTGAGGGCCTGATGATGCATTTCAGGGTGTCACCGTCTCTTGCCCTCACATGGGATTTCGCCCTCACCTTCTACAGGGACAAGGAGCACTACGACGGGCCTCTTGCAGATTTTGTCGAAGCGCTTCTCGGGAACTTCCTGGCCTCCGGGAAAAGCGCCCTGCAGGCGACAGCCATCGATGGGAAAGGAGCACTCCCTCTCTTTTACCGTGAGCCATTTTTATCGCGGAGGGAGAGGGAATGCCGCGGGAGCGATGAGGAGCTTCTCCGGGAGATGGGTGCTCCTGATCAGGCGAGTGGCAGCAATGACCCCTGGGAATCGCCGTGGGACATCTTTTTCCCCTCGTGGCTTGATGGCGATAGTGCTGCTTCAGGTACCGGCCCAGAGGTCGTCTCTGCAAGATCTCTCGCAAGAGTTCTCATCAAAGGAGCGATGATACGCCAGAGGCTTGATGCGGCAACAGGGATGCTCTTCCGGGGGATGAGTGAGGCATTTCTCCACGAGCGTTTCGGGTTCAGCTCCGTTGAGGACTACGCGGAAACCAGGTGCGGCTTCTCCCGGGCCCAGACCCGCCAGTTCATAAGGCTTGCCGAGAGCTTGCGCCGCAGGCCTCTCACAGAGGATGCTTTCAAGAAAGGCATCATCACCAGGGAGCAGGCCCGCCTTATACTCCCCCTGGTTGACTCAAAAAACGAAGCTCAATGGATTGCCTATGCCGCGAGCGTCCCCACGGCGGACCTCAGGGAAGAGGCGGGGCGCATCGCCAGGATCAAGGAGTATGACTGCTTTGTCCCGGTGAATTACACCCTTCTCCCCGGCTTCCGTTACTTCACCGATGAGAGGTTTCACCGCCTGCCTGAAGAAGTTCAGGACATCATCAGGACTGGATCGTGGTATGCAGGCCCCTCCCTCGCCCCTTCATGGCCCCTGACAGAGGACGACGAGGCCTCCCTGGAATTCCGCGACAGGCGATTTGAGAAGCCCTGGAGACATTTCAGCGATGTCAATGAGCTGCGTGCCGCTGAGAGCTCAATGGTAGTTGAAAATTTTTCTTCCCTGTGTGCGCGTCACGGACTCGATACCGGAACCACACCCTGCACCTGCGGGACAGATTCCCTCTGTGAGGGTCATGAGGCCCTCAGGCAGGCCCGGCATCTCTGCACCCTCCCCCCGGGAGAGTCTCCCGAGGAAACCTTTCTCAGGGACATCCTCCAGGGAGGGAGCACCTCCAGGAGCACCTCGGGCTCGATGATAGTCAAGTTCTATCTGCCGTGGGAGCTCCATGAGCTCTGGAACACCGCCAACCTGGCCTTTCTTGCTTCTCAGGAGCACTCAGAAGCCGCCGTCACCACCGATGATGCCCAGGAAGGGGTTTCCGCTGATGAAAGATTCCTTGCCGCCCTCCTCGCAGACTATCTCTCCACTGAAGGGCATTTCCAGAAAGCTGCCCATCATCACAGGATCCTCAAGCGCGACCGGTTCCGCTGCCAGGTTCCCGGCTGCCGATGCCGCCGGAATCTCCATGTCCATCATATCATAAGGCGCTCCCAGGGCGGCACCGATGACCCCTGGAATCTCATCGTAGTCTGTGAAGCCCATCACCTTCACATTCTGCACAACCTGATGACCCTCACCATCAAAGGTGAAGCTCCTCACAACCTTACCTTCACCTTCGGCGCCTACTCAGAGGGTACACCTTTCTTGATATATGAAAAGGGAGTCAAATCAATGCCCCCACATGAGTGTCACCAATCGCTTTGTGACGAGCTTCTCTGCAGCATCGGCTTTTCAGGAAAGTAA
- a CDS encoding prepilin-type N-terminal cleavage/methylation domain-containing protein: MICPGRRYRRKNLAFSLIEVMIAMVIFTVGIIAVMYLFPLGARTIGKAKEVTAASFLGQAKMEEVLLLPADQMPSLSEGDFGPEYPLLYFRVQTVSPYSGKDSLVYVSVDVEKYLVSGSRSSIYHLETLKCLGGAVETNW, translated from the coding sequence ATGATCTGCCCGGGCAGGCGGTATAGAAGGAAAAATCTGGCTTTCAGCCTGATAGAGGTCATGATTGCCATGGTGATTTTCACTGTAGGCATTATCGCGGTGATGTACCTTTTCCCCCTGGGGGCAAGAACCATAGGCAAGGCCAAGGAAGTGACGGCCGCGTCCTTTCTCGGACAGGCCAAGATGGAGGAGGTGCTTCTTCTCCCCGCGGATCAGATGCCTTCTCTTTCGGAAGGGGATTTCGGCCCCGAGTACCCCTTGCTTTATTTCAGGGTCCAGACGGTAAGCCCTTATAGCGGCAAAGATTCCCTCGTGTATGTCTCTGTTGACGTGGAAAAATACCTGGTATCGGGGAGCAGGAGCAGCATATACCACCTGGAGACCCTAAAATGCTTGGGAGGCGCTGTTGAAACGAACTGGTAA
- a CDS encoding prepilin-type N-terminal cleavage/methylation domain-containing protein, whose translation MKRTGKESHRGVSLSEVIVACAILVVFMAACYSLVTRALRTFRFGDVRSSILSELRTTLYLLTRDLKEGSTLVLPFSDQILEAPGGLMTNYITVESIRADNGGYARRIYSYRYDNARRTIERILYDPGSVDTSVDSSMWTVADTKVVAKNVSACTFVWENSTYPQCIRVNLSLPDEQGSPGSGMALWTRVTMRKYSAVMGP comes from the coding sequence TTGAAACGAACTGGTAAAGAATCTCACCGAGGGGTATCGCTCTCCGAGGTCATTGTGGCCTGCGCCATCCTTGTGGTTTTCATGGCGGCATGCTATTCGCTTGTCACCAGGGCCCTGCGCACTTTCCGCTTCGGCGACGTGAGAAGCAGCATCCTGTCAGAATTGAGGACCACGCTCTATCTCCTTACCCGTGACTTAAAGGAAGGCTCCACCCTGGTGCTGCCCTTCTCAGACCAGATACTTGAGGCTCCCGGGGGGCTGATGACGAATTATATCACGGTGGAATCAATCCGTGCTGATAACGGGGGATATGCCCGGCGCATATACAGTTACCGTTATGACAATGCCCGGCGCACCATTGAGAGAATTCTCTATGATCCCGGCAGTGTTGATACTTCCGTTGACAGCAGCATGTGGACCGTGGCCGACACGAAAGTAGTGGCGAAGAACGTAAGCGCCTGCACCTTTGTATGGGAGAATTCCACCTATCCCCAGTGTATCCGGGTCAACCTGTCGCTCCCTGACGAGCAGGGCTCACCGGGCTCTGGCATGGCGCTCTGGACAAGGGTAACCATGAGAAAATACTCGGCGGTCATGGGGCCATGA
- a CDS encoding PIN domain-containing protein, which yields MANKAMLLEALADFAEKNVGFADAYHAAFMRHHGIATVYSCDRDFDRLGVERKEG from the coding sequence GTGGCAAACAAGGCCATGCTTCTGGAAGCCCTCGCGGATTTCGCTGAGAAAAACGTGGGCTTTGCCGACGCCTACCACGCGGCGTTCATGCGCCACCACGGGATAGCCACTGTTTATTCCTGCGACCGGGATTTCGACAGGCTCGGCGTGGAGAGAAAAGAAGGGTAG
- a CDS encoding MBL fold metallo-hydrolase, whose product MHIEYLAHSAFYLLSAKGTAILIDPYDPAIGYGAITRRCDALLISHEHHDHNYFPAVSGRTRVLRPQAASLTVNEVTVKGIMTDHDAFSGERRGINIVYCLTMDGIRVCHLGDLGHILTDEQVREIGPVDVLLIPVGGHHTIDGKAAKEVTSQLAPKIVIPMHYRTGQLKRDEFPLDEVAGFTENQPSVEKSPSSLLEMTPESLPKAMKIVVLNYTF is encoded by the coding sequence ATGCATATAGAGTACTTGGCCCACAGTGCCTTTTACCTCCTCTCGGCAAAAGGTACTGCCATCCTCATTGACCCCTATGACCCCGCTATCGGTTATGGCGCCATCACCCGCCGGTGCGATGCGCTCCTTATAAGCCATGAGCACCATGATCACAATTATTTCCCCGCGGTCTCCGGAAGAACAAGGGTGCTGAGGCCCCAGGCCGCTTCCCTTACCGTGAACGAGGTCACGGTGAAAGGCATAATGACCGATCATGATGCTTTCAGCGGCGAGCGGCGGGGCATTAATATCGTCTACTGCCTCACGATGGACGGGATCCGGGTCTGCCACCTCGGGGACCTGGGCCACATCCTCACCGATGAGCAGGTCAGAGAGATAGGGCCTGTGGATGTGCTTCTCATCCCCGTGGGAGGCCATCACACCATTGATGGCAAGGCGGCAAAGGAGGTAACCTCACAGCTTGCACCAAAAATCGTGATCCCCATGCATTACCGGACAGGGCAGCTGAAAAGGGACGAGTTTCCCCTTGATGAGGTCGCCGGTTTCACGGAAAACCAGCCATCGGTGGAGAAGTCCCCCTCGTCACTCCTCGAGATGACTCCCGAGAGCCTTCCGAAGGCAATGAAAATCGTGGTGCTCAACTATACCTTCTAA
- a CDS encoding protein kinase family protein, producing the protein MDRRCGQCGAKGSPQGGFCARCGHPLGRDVLIGGAVIASRYRITSTVASFEYGTIYRAHDLHLAGGECIIKEFLPEYVEASYRQQAMSGFREQAFRLAGIPHEGLPPVKDCLDHQGKQYLVLASAFHSTLLDLLEEARSEGKKGLAQQEVIRWGIALAGILGALHRAAPPFIFIHVKPSCILVDRERGSPRLVHMEMDYRHYVAGLEHSGASPALIAPEVFKGLPETRSDLYALGKTLIFLLTGEEPNPFMKSSLASLLPGAREGLVRALEKATHENPAGRYPDAGQFGESLLRLLVEVPPPHTPVDARRYSEKALELLKSHQIEEAIMECNKALIVDPAHMEAYLCLGHAYLREGRTDLALEKYKKAESLAKGTTKIHCNKALALYHLGRIDEAIRENEKALELDPANAIARNNLGSILREEGKHREALAEYEKALAYDRTSMAAYYNIGLTHYDLGNFEDSAAASAKALELDTGNLHAAINLSLAYFQLGKMDLFIELNEKVLTADPGNARALNNHGVACYAMGAYEDAAAAFRKALASDSAMESSVYNLKMVEEEFQRKET; encoded by the coding sequence AAAGGATCCCCCCAGGGAGGATTCTGCGCACGCTGCGGGCACCCTCTGGGAAGGGATGTGCTCATCGGCGGTGCCGTCATTGCCTCGCGCTACCGGATCACAAGCACCGTGGCCTCTTTTGAGTACGGCACTATCTACCGGGCTCATGACCTGCACCTCGCCGGCGGGGAGTGCATTATCAAGGAGTTCCTGCCGGAATACGTGGAGGCGTCATACCGCCAGCAGGCGATGAGCGGCTTCCGTGAGCAGGCTTTCCGCCTCGCCGGGATACCTCATGAAGGGCTCCCGCCCGTAAAGGACTGCCTGGACCACCAGGGGAAGCAGTACCTGGTGCTTGCCAGCGCCTTTCACTCAACACTCCTTGACCTTCTTGAGGAGGCCCGCTCCGAGGGGAAGAAGGGGCTCGCTCAGCAAGAGGTGATCCGGTGGGGCATTGCCCTTGCCGGGATCCTTGGTGCCCTCCACCGGGCGGCCCCCCCTTTCATCTTCATCCATGTGAAGCCTTCCTGTATCCTCGTTGACCGGGAGCGCGGGTCCCCCAGGCTGGTTCACATGGAGATGGATTATCGCCACTATGTGGCGGGCCTGGAGCACTCGGGGGCCTCGCCGGCCCTGATAGCTCCCGAGGTCTTCAAAGGCCTTCCCGAAACCCGGTCGGACCTCTATGCCCTGGGGAAAACCCTTATCTTTCTCCTCACCGGCGAAGAGCCCAACCCCTTCATGAAATCCTCCCTTGCCTCGCTCCTCCCCGGCGCCCGTGAAGGTCTCGTGAGGGCCCTGGAAAAGGCGACCCATGAAAACCCGGCGGGACGTTATCCCGATGCGGGGCAGTTCGGCGAATCGCTCTTGAGGCTCCTCGTCGAGGTGCCGCCCCCCCATACCCCTGTCGATGCCCGGCGGTACAGCGAAAAGGCCCTGGAACTGCTCAAGAGCCACCAGATAGAGGAAGCCATCATGGAGTGCAACAAGGCGCTCATCGTCGATCCCGCACACATGGAGGCCTATCTCTGCCTGGGTCACGCTTACCTGCGCGAGGGAAGGACAGATCTGGCGCTTGAAAAGTACAAGAAGGCCGAGTCTCTCGCAAAGGGCACTACAAAAATCCACTGCAACAAAGCCCTTGCCCTCTACCATCTTGGCAGGATTGACGAGGCCATAAGAGAAAATGAAAAGGCTCTGGAGCTTGATCCTGCCAACGCCATTGCGCGGAACAACCTGGGAAGCATCCTCCGCGAAGAGGGGAAGCATCGAGAGGCCCTGGCCGAGTATGAGAAGGCCCTGGCATATGACCGCACCTCCATGGCGGCCTATTACAACATCGGCCTCACCCACTATGACCTTGGGAACTTCGAGGACTCGGCTGCGGCATCGGCGAAAGCTCTGGAGCTTGACACCGGCAACCTCCACGCCGCCATCAACCTGAGCCTGGCTTATTTCCAGCTCGGAAAAATGGACCTTTTCATAGAGCTGAACGAGAAGGTGCTCACGGCGGACCCCGGGAATGCAAGAGCCCTCAACAACCATGGCGTGGCCTGCTACGCCATGGGAGCCTATGAAGACGCCGCGGCGGCCTTCAGAAAAGCCCTCGCATCGGACAGCGCCATGGAATCGTCGGTTTACAACCTGAAAATGGTGGAAGAGGAATTTCAGCGGAAAGAGACGTAA